A window of the Sporosarcina sp. FSL K6-2383 genome harbors these coding sequences:
- the nagE gene encoding N-acetylglucosamine-specific PTS transporter subunit IIBC, producing MMKYFQRLGSSLMLPVAVLPAAAILMGIGYWIDPTGWGSGNVAAAFLIKAGGSIIDNMAILFAVGVALGMSKDKDGSAALSGLVGFLVVTTLLSTGTVSMLLGIDPTEVNAAFGKIGNQFIGILSGLIAAAMYNRFSHVQLPTALAFFSGKRLVPIMTAAAMLVASAALFFIWPLIYTALVNFGEAISGLGAVGAGLYGFFNRLLIPTGLHHALNSVFWFDVAGINDIGNFWASTGTKGITGMYQAGYFPIMMFGLPAAALAMYHTAKTKRKKQTASLMLAAGFAAFFTGVTEPIEFAFMFLAPALYVVHAALTGLSLFIAASFQWTAGFGFSAGLVDFVLSLKIPIANQPFMLIVQGLVFAVIYYVIFRFLIVKFNLKTPGREDDENIQDVDGATVAAGGNKFSGMAATIYDGLGGDANVTSVDHCATRLRIEVKDMDKVDQNKIKTTGVPGVNVVGTQSIQVIVGTSVQFVADEIKKMRK from the coding sequence ATGATGAAATATTTCCAAAGACTCGGAAGTTCTTTAATGCTTCCAGTAGCTGTATTACCTGCAGCTGCTATCTTAATGGGTATTGGGTACTGGATTGACCCTACTGGTTGGGGTTCTGGAAACGTAGCAGCTGCTTTCCTTATTAAAGCAGGTGGCTCGATTATTGACAATATGGCAATCTTATTTGCTGTTGGTGTTGCGCTTGGGATGTCCAAGGATAAGGATGGCTCGGCCGCATTAAGTGGTTTGGTCGGTTTCTTAGTTGTTACAACATTACTATCGACAGGTACAGTATCTATGCTACTTGGTATTGATCCTACCGAGGTAAATGCTGCTTTCGGAAAAATTGGTAACCAATTTATCGGTATTCTATCTGGGCTTATCGCGGCCGCAATGTATAATCGCTTTAGTCATGTACAATTACCAACCGCATTGGCATTCTTTAGTGGTAAACGCTTAGTACCAATTATGACTGCAGCTGCTATGTTAGTTGCTTCGGCCGCACTATTCTTTATCTGGCCACTTATTTACACTGCATTAGTTAACTTTGGTGAAGCAATCAGTGGACTTGGAGCTGTTGGTGCGGGTCTATATGGTTTCTTCAACCGTCTATTGATTCCAACTGGTTTACACCATGCTTTAAATTCTGTATTTTGGTTTGATGTTGCAGGCATTAATGATATTGGTAACTTCTGGGCTAGTACAGGTACAAAAGGTATTACAGGTATGTACCAAGCAGGTTACTTCCCAATTATGATGTTTGGTCTACCAGCTGCTGCACTTGCCATGTATCATACTGCTAAAACAAAACGTAAAAAACAAACTGCATCCTTGATGCTAGCAGCAGGATTTGCTGCATTCTTCACAGGTGTTACTGAGCCAATCGAATTTGCATTTATGTTCCTAGCACCAGCTCTTTATGTAGTGCATGCTGCTTTAACAGGTCTATCTCTATTCATCGCTGCTTCGTTCCAATGGACAGCAGGATTCGGTTTCAGCGCTGGTTTGGTCGACTTTGTCTTGAGTTTAAAAATACCTATTGCCAACCAACCTTTCATGTTAATCGTCCAAGGCTTAGTGTTTGCGGTTATCTACTACGTGATTTTCCGTTTCTTAATCGTCAAATTCAACCTGAAAACTCCAGGTCGTGAAGACGATGAGAATATTCAAGATGTAGACGGTGCAACTGTTGCAGCCGGAGGAAATAAATTCTCGGGAATGGCTGCTACAATTTACGATGGTTTAGGCGGAGACGCTAACGTTACTTCTGTCGATCATTGTGCAACACGCTTACGTATCGAAGTAAAAGATATGGATAAAGTCGATCAAAACAAAATTAAAACTACTGGTGTACCTGGGGTTAATGTTGTCGGGACACAAAGTATTCAAGTAATCGTTGGAACGAGCGTACAGTTTGTAGCTGACGAGATTAAAAAAATGCGTAAATAA
- a CDS encoding PRD domain-containing protein, whose amino-acid sequence MKVKKILNNNAVVVLDGEREKIAIGAGIAFNKKRNDIISPDKIEKIFVMRENDKLQQLLSRIPEEHFTISEEVITYAEDHMGTKLNEHIHIVLTDHLSFAIERVRDGIHLNNKLLHEIKILYRREFEIGLWAIQHIKEKCQVEMPEDEAAFIALHIHTMKPQGGDLHDTVRQTTIIRDMVQSIKKHLTITIEEDDISYHRLITHLRFTLARMNNYGVHTMDEEMLIMIKKKFSLSYNCAVEVAKELVAQHEVELPEQELGYIALHIERLRKP is encoded by the coding sequence GTGAAAGTAAAAAAAATTCTTAATAATAACGCCGTTGTCGTCCTCGATGGCGAGCGTGAAAAAATTGCGATTGGTGCTGGAATCGCTTTCAATAAGAAGCGCAACGACATCATCAGCCCTGATAAAATCGAAAAAATATTCGTTATGAGAGAAAATGATAAGCTCCAGCAACTGCTGAGCCGAATTCCAGAAGAGCATTTCACCATCTCTGAGGAAGTCATTACATATGCAGAAGATCATATGGGTACTAAGTTAAACGAACATATTCATATCGTCTTAACAGATCACCTATCCTTTGCGATTGAAAGAGTAAGGGATGGCATTCATTTAAATAATAAGCTGTTACATGAAATCAAAATCCTCTATAGAAGAGAATTTGAAATTGGTCTTTGGGCAATCCAACATATAAAAGAAAAATGCCAGGTAGAGATGCCTGAAGACGAGGCGGCTTTTATAGCGCTACACATCCATACGATGAAACCACAAGGAGGTGATTTACACGATACGGTCCGGCAAACAACGATTATCCGAGACATGGTTCAGTCGATCAAGAAACATTTAACGATTACGATTGAAGAGGATGATATATCCTACCATCGTCTCATCACGCATCTCCGTTTCACCTTAGCAAGAATGAATAATTATGGCGTGCACACAATGGATGAGGAAATGCTCATTATGATTAAAAAGAAGTTTTCCCTTTCCTATAATTGTGCAGTCGAGGTTGCGAAGGAATTAGTCGCGCAGCATGAAGTAGAGCTACCTGAACAAGAATTGGGTTATATTGCACTGCATATTGAACGGCTACGCAAGCCATAA
- a CDS encoding PTS glucose transporter subunit IIA: MLSGLFKKRKLEIFAPVNGEIIPLDQVPDPVFSQKMMGEGVAVIPTDGTFHSPVEGTVVLISDSKHAIGLRTSDGTEILIHIGLETVTLQGKGFKVLVETGDNVSLAQPLIEVDLDYIREHATSIVTPIIITNSSEKTIQCTHTKDGIAGETLVMTVSNK; the protein is encoded by the coding sequence ATGCTATCAGGCCTATTCAAAAAACGTAAATTAGAGATTTTCGCACCCGTTAACGGAGAAATCATCCCACTTGACCAAGTGCCAGACCCAGTATTCAGTCAAAAAATGATGGGTGAAGGTGTTGCTGTCATTCCTACTGATGGTACTTTCCACTCACCTGTTGAAGGTACAGTCGTTTTAATCTCTGACTCGAAACACGCAATCGGACTCCGAACAAGTGATGGTACAGAAATTTTAATTCACATCGGGTTGGAAACGGTCACGTTGCAAGGAAAGGGATTTAAAGTTTTAGTAGAAACTGGTGACAACGTTTCACTTGCTCAGCCACTTATCGAAGTCGATTTAGACTATATCCGTGAACATGCGACAAGCATTGTCACACCCATTATCATTACGAATAGCAGTGAAAAGACTATACAATGCACGCATACGAAAGATGGCATTGCTGGGGAAACTTTAGTAATGACTGTCTCTAACAAATAA
- a CDS encoding VLRF1 family aeRF1-type release factor: protein MSINKELQVLKEFKCANRSVLSAYVNTNPADPDQLKGAWKIHLKSGLKRIEEYITASKDDNELKAFKVVKEKVVNEIEGHQNELHKGVVIFASENPSLWSVHYVQVHVRTSFHWEDHPVVEEMEYMYKAYPEAGIVLPSFGEVRILDTAMGFLHDELIYDFEPNLQGWGDRKKVTEDDHPAIGSSKVDQLEPRLKENLGRFYKGMGEIVDKLKKERGWKEIHVAGEAELANAFAATLREKPASCIYKNLNNSKPYEVLHQVFEK from the coding sequence ATGTCAATTAATAAAGAACTACAGGTGTTAAAAGAATTCAAGTGTGCAAATCGTTCTGTGTTAAGTGCGTATGTCAATACGAATCCAGCCGATCCTGATCAGCTAAAAGGGGCGTGGAAAATCCATTTAAAAAGTGGTTTGAAGCGAATAGAAGAGTATATAACTGCCTCCAAAGATGACAATGAACTGAAAGCGTTTAAAGTAGTGAAGGAAAAAGTTGTGAATGAAATTGAGGGTCATCAGAATGAATTGCACAAAGGAGTTGTAATTTTTGCTTCAGAAAATCCTAGTTTGTGGTCGGTCCACTATGTACAGGTGCATGTACGAACGAGCTTTCATTGGGAGGATCATCCGGTAGTAGAAGAGATGGAATATATGTATAAGGCTTATCCAGAAGCTGGAATTGTCTTGCCGAGTTTTGGGGAGGTACGCATACTAGATACAGCAATGGGATTCCTGCATGACGAACTGATTTATGATTTTGAACCAAATCTTCAGGGATGGGGCGATCGCAAGAAAGTGACAGAAGATGATCATCCGGCAATTGGAAGCAGTAAAGTAGACCAATTAGAACCTCGACTGAAAGAAAATTTGGGACGTTTTTATAAAGGGATGGGTGAGATTGTTGACAAGTTGAAGAAAGAGCGTGGATGGAAGGAGATTCATGTGGCCGGCGAAGCAGAGCTAGCCAATGCATTCGCTGCAACCTTGCGAGAAAAGCCTGCAAGTTGTATTTATAAAAATTTAAACAACAGTAAACCTTATGAGGTACTCCATCAAGTTTTTGAAAAATAA
- a CDS encoding LysM peptidoglycan-binding domain-containing protein: MQFFYTVRQGDTLEHIARRWELPVKSLIAANNLMPPYTLSIGKQLSIPPGVDLYRVQSGDSVYRISQQYGVPVALITEVNQLMPPYILHVGQILKIPRGVPYYVVQSGDTLDAIAQRYNVTSSGRSDPGLIQKVNELPSTMIQVGMKLTIPYAFAGDYGFIAYTSNRGGQFDIWILNLRTGEQKQLTNNLGDVYSQPTWSPDSNRIAFVGENRVLYVIYVTTGLIAGVDQLDEGGNFSLDWSPDSSSVAYTARGNIMLYNATLHAAKTIVQPRASDVGWFPTGTELLFQAPDDAGISQLFQIATNGTSRRQITRNTDGPLHDARLSPDGTFALYTTPGASISIIYTVELATGRVFEIKGGPLAKNYSPTWSPDSSQIAYSATAFDDRGYFSQLRTVERQGENDRVWAISNCFSTPVTWSSDSITFAYLSGCKEQQAANEIWVVNLNHPAPIQLLEGETILALQWSPKPIMDLEKKEFTSELFGVNFQYPATWQRVNDVRYEGADGFFQISALFGSDNIEEVCHAEAYQQMMPYGSTPRIMQSQNPYEQTCTILPSSDQPADMNGQAAYIAAYPSPMTIDGMDYNYFILWADEEHIEGIAATVMFLP, encoded by the coding sequence ATGCAATTTTTTTATACAGTTCGCCAGGGTGATACATTGGAGCATATCGCTAGGCGCTGGGAGCTTCCGGTGAAATCGCTGATTGCGGCGAATAATTTGATGCCTCCATATACACTCTCAATAGGGAAACAATTGTCCATACCGCCCGGCGTCGATTTGTATCGTGTTCAGTCAGGAGATTCCGTGTATCGGATTTCCCAACAGTACGGTGTACCAGTTGCGTTGATTACTGAAGTCAATCAGCTAATGCCACCGTATATTCTTCATGTCGGACAAATATTAAAAATTCCACGAGGTGTTCCTTATTATGTTGTGCAGTCGGGTGATACATTGGATGCTATTGCTCAGCGCTATAATGTGACATCATCAGGACGCAGTGATCCCGGGTTAATTCAGAAGGTGAACGAACTGCCGTCTACAATGATTCAAGTGGGAATGAAGTTGACCATCCCTTATGCTTTTGCGGGTGATTATGGTTTTATTGCTTATACATCTAATCGTGGTGGTCAATTTGATATTTGGATTTTGAATTTACGAACGGGTGAGCAAAAACAACTGACAAATAACCTAGGCGATGTTTACTCACAACCGACGTGGTCCCCGGACAGTAATCGAATCGCATTTGTAGGGGAAAATAGGGTGCTCTATGTTATTTATGTCACGACTGGACTAATCGCAGGCGTCGACCAGTTGGATGAAGGAGGAAATTTTAGCCTAGATTGGTCCCCGGATAGTTCAAGTGTGGCGTATACAGCCCGGGGCAACATTATGCTCTATAACGCCACGCTTCATGCGGCTAAAACGATAGTGCAGCCACGCGCATCAGACGTTGGATGGTTTCCGACAGGTACGGAATTATTATTTCAAGCACCTGATGACGCTGGGATAAGCCAGCTATTCCAGATTGCAACAAACGGCACAAGTAGACGACAAATTACCCGAAATACGGACGGTCCGCTTCATGATGCTCGTCTATCGCCTGATGGAACATTTGCCCTTTATACAACGCCGGGTGCAAGTATTTCAATTATTTACACAGTGGAGCTTGCAACAGGCCGAGTATTTGAAATAAAGGGCGGCCCACTAGCCAAAAATTATTCCCCGACTTGGTCTCCAGATTCATCACAGATTGCCTATAGTGCAACAGCTTTTGACGATAGAGGCTATTTCTCGCAACTGAGAACGGTTGAACGACAAGGGGAAAATGATAGAGTTTGGGCAATTTCAAATTGCTTTTCGACACCCGTGACTTGGTCCTCAGATAGCATAACATTTGCGTATCTATCTGGCTGTAAGGAACAGCAAGCTGCCAATGAAATATGGGTAGTCAATCTAAATCATCCGGCTCCAATTCAACTTTTGGAGGGGGAGACAATACTGGCGTTACAATGGTCTCCAAAGCCCATTATGGACTTGGAAAAAAAGGAGTTTACGAGCGAGCTTTTTGGAGTGAATTTTCAATATCCCGCGACTTGGCAGCGGGTTAATGACGTGCGATATGAAGGTGCCGATGGCTTTTTTCAAATATCCGCTCTTTTTGGATCAGATAATATTGAGGAAGTCTGTCATGCAGAAGCCTACCAACAAATGATGCCCTATGGTTCGACACCTCGCATAATGCAATCTCAAAATCCATACGAACAGACCTGTACAATCCTACCATCCAGCGATCAGCCCGCGGACATGAATGGTCAGGCAGCTTATATTGCTGCTTACCCAAGTCCGATGACAATTGATGGGATGGATTATAATTATTTTATCCTTTGGGCGGATGAGGAGCATATTGAGGGCATAGCTGCTACGGTAATGTTTCTACCATAA
- the ilvB gene encoding biosynthetic-type acetolactate synthase large subunit has product MLIQLLLEQEVDTIFGYPGGAVLPIYDALFDCDNIQHVLVRHEQAAAHAADGYARATGKPGVTLVTSGPGATNTITGIATAYMDSVPLIVLTGQVPTHLLGLDSFQEVDIFGMTMSVTKQNYIVTDPAELPRIIREAFHIATTGRPGPVLIDLPKDVMTTLLASPYENTGKQSIYIEGYSPNLEIDEAKLETVTKRLSTAKQPILIVGGGSIAGNSPALLQELISRCNFPIVTTLMGIGAFPSEHPLHLGMLGMHGTVAANRSIQAADVIVCLGVRFSDRVSGNRKAFSPHSFKIQIDIDNAELNKNIEIDIALQGSVEQVLLGILARIPKIDHTAWHDKIHTWAKHAPAFKPSENGQLTPQEVIRCIDNMTNRDAIISTDVGQHQIWTAHHYQFRTPRSFLTSGGLGTMGYGLPAAIGAAVAFPDRQVVCISGDGSFQMNVQEIMTAVDLGLNVKVAILKNGYLGMVRQWQQLFLNNRYSAVRISSPDFSNMAKTFGAHGLSARNLEEAETIIEMAFAIDGPVIMEFEVTEEANVYPIVPPGASNEEMIEE; this is encoded by the coding sequence ATGTTAATTCAACTATTGCTAGAGCAAGAAGTCGACACGATTTTTGGCTATCCTGGAGGTGCAGTTCTACCCATCTATGATGCCTTATTTGATTGCGATAATATCCAACATGTACTTGTGCGGCATGAACAAGCTGCGGCCCATGCTGCAGATGGCTACGCTAGGGCGACAGGCAAGCCGGGCGTCACCTTGGTCACAAGTGGACCTGGTGCGACGAACACCATTACAGGGATTGCAACTGCCTATATGGATTCCGTTCCACTTATCGTCCTGACAGGTCAAGTTCCGACACATCTACTTGGCTTGGATAGCTTTCAAGAAGTCGATATTTTTGGCATGACGATGTCCGTCACAAAACAAAATTATATTGTGACAGATCCAGCTGAGTTACCTCGTATTATTAGAGAAGCCTTTCATATCGCAACAACTGGACGCCCTGGTCCCGTGCTCATAGATTTGCCAAAGGATGTTATGACGACATTACTTGCATCCCCTTATGAAAATACCGGAAAACAATCTATTTATATAGAAGGTTATTCACCAAACCTAGAAATAGACGAGGCTAAGCTTGAGACAGTAACTAAACGCTTGTCCACGGCAAAACAACCTATATTAATAGTAGGTGGAGGTAGTATTGCGGGAAATAGTCCTGCCTTACTACAGGAACTAATCAGTCGCTGTAACTTTCCTATCGTGACTACTTTAATGGGGATTGGTGCTTTTCCATCCGAACACCCCCTACATCTTGGAATGCTTGGAATGCATGGAACAGTGGCAGCTAATCGTTCGATTCAAGCGGCGGATGTCATTGTTTGTCTGGGCGTGCGTTTTAGTGACCGTGTTTCGGGAAATCGCAAAGCCTTCTCCCCGCATTCCTTTAAAATTCAAATCGATATTGACAATGCTGAGTTAAATAAAAATATTGAAATTGATATCGCCCTACAAGGCTCCGTGGAACAAGTATTATTAGGGATACTTGCCCGAATTCCAAAGATAGATCATACTGCTTGGCATGACAAGATTCATACATGGGCTAAACATGCTCCAGCATTCAAGCCCTCAGAGAATGGGCAATTGACGCCTCAGGAAGTGATTCGGTGCATCGATAACATGACGAACAGGGACGCGATTATCTCGACTGACGTCGGTCAACATCAAATTTGGACAGCGCATCATTATCAATTTAGGACGCCACGTTCCTTTCTAACATCTGGTGGACTGGGAACAATGGGGTACGGATTACCTGCCGCAATCGGTGCTGCTGTTGCCTTTCCCGACCGACAAGTCGTCTGCATAAGTGGGGATGGTAGTTTCCAAATGAATGTACAAGAAATCATGACAGCTGTTGACCTTGGTTTAAATGTTAAAGTTGCTATTCTCAAAAACGGCTATCTCGGCATGGTCAGACAATGGCAACAGTTATTTCTCAATAATCGCTATTCTGCGGTAAGGATTAGTTCACCGGATTTTTCCAACATGGCTAAAACGTTCGGGGCACACGGCTTGTCTGCCAGGAATTTAGAAGAAGCAGAAACAATTATCGAGATGGCTTTCGCTATTGACGGTCCCGTTATTATGGAATTTGAAGTAACCGAGGAGGCCAATGTCTACCCGATTGTTCCGCCCGGCGCTAGCAATGAAGAAATGATCGAAGAATAA